A single genomic interval of Nycticebus coucang isolate mNycCou1 chromosome 21, mNycCou1.pri, whole genome shotgun sequence harbors:
- the LOC128574051 gene encoding LOW QUALITY PROTEIN: zinc finger protein 143-like (The sequence of the model RefSeq protein was modified relative to this genomic sequence to represent the inferred CDS: inserted 1 base in 1 codon), which yields MTEFPGGGMEAQHVTLCLTEAVTVADGDNLENMEGVSLQAVTLADGSTAYIQHNSKDGKLIDGQVIQLEDGSAAYVQHVPIPKSRDSLRLEDGQAVQLEDGTTAFIHHTSKDSYDQSALQAVQLEDGTTAYIHHAVQVPQSDTILAIQADGTVAGLHTGDAAIDPDTISALEQYAXKVSIDGSESVTGTGMIGENEQEKKMQIVLQGHPTRVTAKSQQSGEKAFRCEYDGCGKLYTTAHHLKGLPVESCLHFIQVHERSHTGDRPYQCEHQGCGKAFATGYGLKSHVRTHTGEKPYRCSEDNCTKSFKTSGDLQKHIRTHTGERPFKCPFEGCGRSFTTSNIRKVHVRTHTGERPYYCTEPGCGRAFASATNYKNHVRIHTGEKPYVCTVPGCDKRFTEYSSLYKHHVVHTHSKPYNCNHCGKTYKQISTLAMHKRTAHNDTEPIEEEQEAFFEPPPGQGEDVLKESQITYVTGVEGDDVVSTQVATVTQSGLSQQVTLISQDGTQHVNISQADMQAIGNTITMVTQDGTPITVPAHDAVISSAGTHSVAMVTTEGTEGQQVAIVAQDLAAFHTASSEMGHQQHSHHLVTTETRPLTLVATSNGTQIAVQLGEQPSLEEAIRIASRIQQGETPGLDD from the exons ATGACAGAGTTTCCTGGAGGAGGAATGGAGGCTCAACATGTTACCCTGTGTCTGACAGAGGCAGTAACTGTGGCAGATGGTGACAATTTAGAAAATATGGAAGGTGTAAGCTTGCAAGCAGTAACACTTGCAGATGGTTCTACCGCTTATATACAACACAATTCTAAAGATGGAAAACTCATAGATGGCCAGGTTATTCAGTTGGAAGATGGCTCTGCTGCGTATGTTCAACATGTACCCATACCTAAAAGTAGGGACAGTTTGCGTCTAGAGGATGGTCAAGCAGTGCAGTTAGAAGATGGAACCACAGCATTTATTCACCATACCTCCAAAGATAGTTATGACCAGAGTGCATTACAGGCTGTTCAATTGGAAGATGGCACCACTGCTTATATCCATCATGCAGTGCAGGTACCACAGTCTGATACCATCTTGGCAATTCAGGCTGATGGGACAGTGGCAGGTCTGCACACTGGGGATGCAGCAATTGATCCCGACACGATCAGTGCTTTGGAACAGTATG GCAAAGTGTCCATTGATGGAAGTGAAAGTGTAACAGGTACTGGAATGATTGGAGAAaatgaacaagagaaaaaaatgcagattgtCTTACAGGGACATCCAACAAGAGTAACTGCTAAATCTCAACAAAGTGGAGAGAAGGCATTTCGATGTGAATATGATGGATGTGGAAAATTATATACAACAGCTCATCATCTTAAGGGGCTGCCTGTAGAATCATGCCTGCATTTTATACAGGTCCATGAGAGGTCACACACAGGAGACCGGCCATATCAGTGTGAGCACCAAGGCTGTGGGAAAGCATTTGCAACAGGTTATGGATTAAAAAGTCATGTCAGAACTCATACAGGAGAAAAGCCATATCGGTGTTCAGAAGATAACTGTACTAAATCTTTCAAAACTTCAGGAGATCTACAGAAGCATATCAGAACTCATACAGGAGAAAGGCCCTTTAAGTGTCCCTTTGAAGGCTGTGGTCGGTCCTTCACAACATCAAATATCAGAAAAGTGCATGTTAGGACTCACACAGGAGAAAGACCTTATTACTGCACAGAGCCAGGATGCGGGAGGGCATTTGCCAGTGCAACCAATTATAAAAACCACGTGAGGATACACACAGGGGAAAAGCCATATGTTTGTACAGTTCCTGGCTGTGACAAAAGGTTTACAGAATATTCTAGTTTGTACAAACATCATGTTGTCCACACTCACTCCAAACCATACAACTGTAATCACTGTGGAAAGACATACAAGCAAATCTCCACGCTGGCCATGCACAAACGGACGGCCCACAATGACACCGAGCCCATTGAGGAAGAGCAGGAAGCCTTCTTTGAGCCTCCCCCAGGTCAAGGTGAAGATGTTCTCAAAGAGTCTCAGATCACATATGTTACAGGTGTAGAAGGGGACGATGTTGTGTCAACACAAGTAGCCACAGTAACCCAGTCTGGGTTGAGTCAACAAGTTACACTCATATCCCAGGATGGGACTCAGCACGTCAACATATCTCAAGCTGACATGCAGGCCATTGGCAACACCATCACAATGGTAACGCAGGATGGCACGCCCATAACAGTCCCTGCTCATGATGCAGTAATCTCCTCAGCAGGAACACACTCTGTTGCTATGGTTACCACTGAGGGTACAGAAGGGCAACAGGTTGCAATTGTGGCTCAAGACTTGGCAGCGTTCCATACTGCCTCATCAGAAATGGGACACCAGCAGCATAGCCATCACTTAGTAACCACAGAAACCAGACCTCTGACCTTAGTGGCAACATCCAACGGCACCCAGATTGCAGTTCAGCTTGGAGAACAGCCATCTCTGGAAGAAGCCATCAGAATAGCATCTAGGATCCAACAAGGAGAAACCCCAGGGTTGGATGATTAA